GCGGCCACAGAGGTATGTATTCTACCAGAGACTTGCTAACAGTATTGGTTCTCAAAATGCAGAGCATTACCGGAGCCTGAAAAGttaacatttaaaattaattggTTACCATTCTAACTCTTTAAGGCCTAAAGGAATTGGCATTGTAGttagttttaaaaaaccagttaTTTGTAGGTAATTACTAACAGGCTCTGGCTGttagcaactagagatgggggtattcgtatacaaatatccctgcagtGGCGACGTTAACgcgggtccagccccatggggccggatggtccactcaccgatccaccgcGGACATGGACGGCGCGATTCTACCAACAGTTTTGCAGCCCgcgatccgctcaccactcttcgaccttgcaagCGAGGCGTGTCCTCTCGCCTGCTGCCAGGAGTGGCGATCAGATTGCGAGCTGCGGAGCCATGGGCAGAATCGCGCTGTCCGCatcagatcagtgagtggaccgtccggccccacggggctggaccctcgttaacgccacctgtgcggggatattcgtatatgaataccccgaTCTCTATTAGCAACCCATCCCACTTCACTGGCCATTCAGAAAGACTCTGACAACAGAGCATTTGAAGATGATGCTCACTCGAACCCCTGCAAATCCAAACCTGATCCATAGATTCTGGCTTGTGTAGAAGATGCCCTGGGCAAACACAACTTGTTCTGTTAGCCCGATTTGTAAATTTGCGGTATATATCCATTCCATTCATCATCTTGGCATTCCAAAGGATGTTCCTTACACCGAGCGGCCACCCGCAaactcacacacaaaaatcccacAATGTTGGGCTCATCCCTAAAATTGCCAgccttcaaaataataataataataataattaataatttaatttctatactgcccatctggcaacccaggccactctgggtggtttgcatagtacagtggggtcttgacttgagaacttaatccgtattggaaggcggttctcaagacaaaaagtctgtaagtcaagtctccattgacctacagtgcattgaaaaccgattaatcccgtaacaggccgtttttgtttcattttgggttttttctggtctgtaagtcaaatctcagtctgcaagtcaaacctaaattttgtggccagagaagtctgtaactcaaaagtctgtaagtcaagccgtctgtaagtcaagggtccactgtataataaaaaaaggtaaaatagCCGAACCTTTACGATTTTTAGGCCAAAATCTTATTTGTTTTTGCCATGTACCTGGTGCTGTGTTATGCATGCCTTTGCACTTCACCATTGGCACAAAGGGGTATTCTCTGCCCACCTACTCCAAACTCTCCGGGCTGCAGAGCTACAAGCCCAACATGGACCAGCATGCATAGGGAGTGCTGTACCCATAAAGCAGATACATTCTGGGTTGGTCCACTTCAGCTGTCCCTGGGAGCCCAAGCAGATTTCAATCTTTCCCGCTGGAACAGAACAAACTAAAGACATCTTGTACATTTCCATCCATTATAAAGGTGGCAGAATTCCGTTTTTACTGGAATGGAATTTTGATGACCTTGGTCATCAAATTCAGGTCTCTGTTATGATGGGCAGATCAATGCACTAGGATTCCCAGGGTACACAACTGCATCCTAGGACTCTTAAAACATGTTTCTCCACACCAGCATTCGCATCGGAGGCAAGCCCACAATGGCCCGTCCTGAGGAGCTCCCTACAGCTTGCCacagatctttgcctgcttgtggataTTCTACTCTACTCTTCAGGACACCAGTTGCAGCTACTCTGATCTTGTGAAATGGGCATCCTCAGTCCTTGGGGGGGCTTCCAAGCGTCAGAACAGAAGTTCAGTGGAAATGTCCAGAACaagaaaatgaatatttattcatttcgGGTCATAGCTCTACAACCTCCTTCGCATCCTGTATAATCCAACCTTGCCTGCGCAGGACACACTACAGCCGCCTCCTTCCATCGGTCATAGTCCGAGGTCTTTAAATGCACACAGTTCAATGTTCTGTGCTTTGTAATGACTCTGCAGCTCTGTATTCTTTAATGTTTCAAGTTCATGCTGCCGTTCCCAGGACTGCGAGAAATCGTCCGGACCCTCCCCACAGCCTCCAACTGGCGGGATGCTGGGATAGCCAGGATGGGTCATCAGTTCGATCGTTACTGTTCTGGTTTCTTGATCTGGGCTCACAGATGAACTGGGGAGAGTGGAAGAGTCACCCACTTTTGCCAGGTAAGATGTGGTAGCATTATCGATAGCACCTCGGATGTTGGTGACAGACATGTTCTTTCCCATGGTGCTCAGTCCTATATAGATGTCTGGCCATCTGCAATGGGAGAAAGAGCAGCCTTAAGCCATGGGAATACTGCTGATGGAGATCCTACAGACCATCGTGACTTTAAAAAGTACATAaattatatgaaatatatatatatactgaccCACATATATAGGAAGATAACTCTATAGTCCTTTTAGCTTCAACAATGCCTTCCCAAACTATTACTATGCAGAAAATAGCACAAAGAGaacataggaaacatcattttttcccctcttgtttaGCTTACATTTGAGCGCTGTTGTTTTAACCGTCAAATCGCATTTCTGAACAACACCTGTtctgttaggaaagtgtaaaggcaagaggagaaggggacgacgaggacgagatggctggacagggtcatcgaagctacaaacCTGAATTtgaatttaacaactaaacaacaacaacaaccatcgaaGATtattctggggctgtgcagcttgcccaaggctgcatggGTTGGCTTTTCTCACAGAAGACAccgtggaggaatcaaactcctaaactctggctccacagccagagaccgaaacctctgagctatccaaccaacgACGCTGTTCCGTAACTCTCAACCAATGTTACGTCTGTTCTGAAAAAGAATCTATGTCAACAGGTCACAAAGTCTATAAAGTAGAAGTGTGCAGTTttgtatttggactacaactcccaaaatccctctTGATACCTCTGATAGTAACCTTTATATACTGCAGTGTTCAGTGACTTGTGCTGAATCAAGCCACGAAGTCAGACTAGCTTAAGTACCTATTCTGGCTCGTGGAAGCTCTTCAGGGTTCCAGATTGTGTCCTAACTACCTGGTGATCCTTAGTATTTCCTGATGGTCTCCCCTTTGCCGACACCTAGGGCCCAATCCTGATTAGCTTCTAACATAAGAAAGGATTGCTATGTCTAAAGTGGGATGGTGATCCAACAGCTGTAGCCATGAATTCTTTGGGAAGAATCGTATCTTGGGGGACATTAATCTTTTAAGGGTTAAAAAGCAATGAGGATGACATGATTTCCAAAGCCTGGGGGCTTACCGTATGCTGTGCTTCCTAAACACAGCCACAGTGTTAAGCGAGTCTTTCTCCACACCCTGATAGAAGGCCATTAAAGGTGGATCTATCCAATCACAGCGAGGAAGATCTGGCTCAATGGGGATCCGTGTGTATGTGATCCCATAATCCTTCAGCACCTGGGCAAATATATGTCTgatttctggaaggaaaaaaaggagaaagcagatatttaaaaaatccaactGGGGTGAACTGCTACAGCCAGAAAGTGGGCCAGCCTTGCCATCAGGCAGATGGAGGCTGCTGCCTCAGATGGGGAATGTTaaggagaaaacagaaatacATCCTCTGCTgattgtcttcctcctcctccatgcagggcttgggaaaattactttttggaacaTATCTCACAGACTCCCTTCACAGCACGAGTAAAGGAatatgctggctggagaattctgaagcagatggtgttcaaaagtaactttcccagtttGCCAGCTCGCCCTCCGGTCACGGACGGTCGTCTGCTGTCTCTCCGGGTATGCAAACAGAATCAAAGCACTTCCTGGCCTTCCTGCATTTTTGGTAAGTAGCTGACTGGAGGATCAGGACCACCAAAGTTAAGATACCCTCCAACCCATGGGaattgaagggggggggacccaccaCAGAAGACCAGGGATCTCAGCTGTGGAGCAGGATCTGGCAATCCTCAAAGAAACCCCACAATTGTCTTTGTGAGACCTCTAAGGGCTTAAGACCTTCTTCATAGGGAGAAGAGCAGTTGGGGGGCTTTCTTGATATATCCCAGAAACATCGTAAGATGCCCCTGTgaaccccctctttttttcttttttctttttgccaaaaGTTTCTTTCCCCAAAAAAGTTCTGCAATAATCTTCCTTCCGCTCCCCACCTcccagtctggggggggggggagagtggctTCCTGGCCCCTTCCTATTATGACTTCTTCCCCCTAATCATTTTTGCATCTGGGGTACAAGAATGGGCCAGCAGTAGTACATCCTAGAGGCGAAAAAGTGGCCCCCGGATTTCCGAAACATGGCAAAAAAGAACCTAGACCTTTATTGGCGGGCAAGGCCAACCAGCTCCCCAAGTTCCTCAATCAGCAGGCCTTTATTTTGCTTTGGACATGTTGCAACTTAGGGGTATTTCAGTTTTTCCAAGCTGAGGATTTAGTTCCCCAGGCAGGTTGCTGGCTGGGCGGGTGGGAGCACGACAAGCATTTCTTCTGGAAGCGAAGACAGAAGACGGAGACCTCCCAGCTCCAGTTGTCGCTGAAGCAGCTGTTCTTTGAGCAGAGAAAAGCCGagaatacaacaacaaaaaaagagccTTTGGGCAACATTGTCAGCCAAAGGTAATTTGATTCGAGGCAGATGCCCGGGACCCATGTGCGCTCTGTGTTCACCCTTCCCTGCCTCGGAGAGTGCCGAGGGGCAAAAGGGGGTCCCAGTGTTTTGAGGAACACTGCCATGGAACCAGCTGCAGCTCTGAGATGGCTTTGGTTAGACATCCATCTAGTAAGGCCCCTCCTTGGTCCGTCAAAACCAAGTATACTGTGCATTGTCTGTATTCTGATTACAGGAAGCAAAGTGTAGTGCTTATATACTACCCTATAGCACTTAACACAcacactgggcagtttacaatttaatcatgcaggctataCACTGTGGTTCCCTCCCCCTGgcccagtgagctggatactcaaatcttgagccagctacctaagtCTACCGGGATTGAACTCTTGActgcagagtcttgattgcaggactgcagtttagccactgcgccaCAAGCCCTCTGAAACTAACAATGCTAATGAGAACAGAGTAATCCAATCTTCAGACTCAGAGTGATTATATccctatgtatatatattgtttATATGCCTACAGCGCTATTCCACTTAGCTCTCAAGAGGTGTTCCAAGAAAATAGAGCGCTAACTCAATCAGCACTAAAGGGAGCACTTTAATTTTATCCTAGGAGTTCCAGAAGCCTGGTCTACCTCTATGGCACAGTAGGTAGACCAGGTTCTAAGTATCCCGGACGCCTGGTCTTCAGCCTTTATGTAAATAAGAGGAAATGTAACCCCCTTGAGGACCACAAAATGCTTGCGTATTTTAACAAATCAGTACCAAAGAAGGGGGCTGTCTTTATTTATATAGGGAAAAAACCCCTATATTTTGTCCTCCCACCTCATTTGCAAACGATATTGATAAACGATGCTATTGATAGCAGACGAGATCATGGATACAGATCACATCTGCTATCAATACATTCTGCTGTCAATTCGCTCCACATTTAGTAGAAAActaacaacaaatttaaaagccTTTCTGGCAAAGATTCAAGCAGTGGAGAAATAAGAACTCCAATACAACCAATGTAGAAGTTGCACTGATTCACGCTTCCAGCATGCTCAGACCAACACTGGTATTCTGCAGTGCAAAAGTATTTTGAGGGTGGTCTggttttgaatgggcaattaagagccactGACTTTACAAAAGACTCGTCCTGAGTTGTTTTGATTCGGGCTGATCCAGCTGTCTACACCATGGGACAGAAGGTCCTCCTTTTCCATCATTTAAGTAAATTGCTTATGAAAGCTAAAGCTTCCTCTCCGTGCTTTGTCTGAGCAAATGAGACGTTCCAATATATTACTGAGAATGAGATGTTCTGCAAGAGAAGGTAACACAAACCAGATCCTTCATACCTGGAAGGACGTGGACATGTTGGTGTCCATCCATATGATGAGGTAGGTGGCCTGTTAGTTCACGGAACATCTCGACTTGTGCCGTCAATTCCTGTTTCACCTAAGAGtgcaaaacaaggaaggaaggaaaacggAAGTGTTACCTTTTAGATAAGCAGATTTTCatagtttgttccttttttgttttttttgtttttttaaaaaagcaattcagGATGACTGCCAAATATTCtacagccaaaatcctattgcataccTATGCCTATGTCATGACTTTTAGAAGCAAACTGCCCCAGGTCAGGTAAGTTCACTCCGTTCAAATCAGCAGGACTCTACCAATGTTCTTATTATCGATTAATCGTATAACAACCAGACTAGCAGAAAGTCTTTTTTGGCTGACCAAAAATGCATACAGGCACAACAAAGCCATGTCAAGTCAGATCATCCACCCATCTCGCCCACCTCACTGCTGAAGTCTAGTGTTACAAAGATGCTGCTTTGTTTTTAGTAGGGATATTTATCTTCCTGTGTCTCTTCCTTGAACTCCAGAATGAGAAATTGAACTGTTTTTCTTCTTGCCAGCAAAGGTATTTTCTGTCAGGATCATTTCTGCATTTACAAGAATTGTTTTCGTGCAAATGAAGCAGAACAGCAACTGCCTTGCtgcatggccttttaaaaaccaaagccCTGATGGGTTTCTCGCATCTTTTTGATCTACCAGCCACATCAGTGATGCAAAAGAGACCGGTTTTGAGAAGATACATTTTGCTCAAATTTCAGAAacctctttggggtgggggggacaacCACATTTTAATCTCTGGAGGTAAGAAATCTCATGGGAGGTAAAAACCCACTTCTTAACAGGCTGTCTCAGCATGCTTAGACCATCTGTCTTGCAGAGAATGAGTAATTTAACAAGATTTATTAAGTTTACAGCCAAAGAACTCCGACCACTGCAATACGGACCCCTGGTCCATACTGTCTGTGGCGATAGCACCCAATTCATAACAAGGTTGAGGCAAAGTTAATAATATTCCTGTCTTTCCCTCCTAAACAACTCTGGAAGAATGGACGAACGGGACATTCTCACCTCAGACATGTTAAGGAGACCTTCGGCTAATGCAGTCCGGATGCCCATCTTACCGTGGAAGAACCCTTTGTCATTGAGTAAGGAGGACGTCTCTTTCAGTGATGGGCAAACAGGAGATCCCTCAGAAAGGTTGGCATggagccccattggaatgctatACCTACAGTAGAGATATTGTGAAAAGCCAGTCAGTGCCCAACTTCTGCTGATGATCAGCCCTTCCATGAACCTTCATGGGGAGCAGTCCTGTCTCCGGCCAACCCTGGACTGCCCGAAAGACAAACCCCAGTGGGTCCTGgagcaaattaagcctgaactgtTTGGGGAGGCAAAAAGGACGAAACGAGCTGTTCTACTTTAGGCACGTTACTTTAGGCAAGactctctgggaaagacaataatgtcaggaaagttggaaggcagcaggaaaagaggaggacccaatatgagatgaactgactctctcaaggaagccacaggcttgagacTGCAAGCGCTGAGCAGCGCagttggaggtcactcattcatagggtcggaggcaacttgatggcatgtaacaagagTAGAACCATTGAGGACAGGCTATTTGAGTCACtatgagtcagaggtgacttgacaacacataacaacaacaacaacaacacaaggcCACGGAGTGAACAATACACCCCAATCTAACAAGGAGGGGGAACCACTAACCAGCGCCTTGAATCCTGAGCTAGCCCGGTTCTCGTCCACTTCTCAACCAGGATATTGTCTTCAAAATAACACACAATCCTGACCTTGCCATGGCCATCCAAAGGGGTTGAAGCATAAATCCCATTATCCCCGTCAGCATCACCCTGCTAAAGGCATCTGCCTGGGAAAGAAAGCCTGTTCTGATTTATGGAGCCAGGCGATGGGCTGACCGAGGCAGGGGAGGATTTATATAACATCTGTGTTTCTGCTGAGACGCCCACGCATGGACAAGCCTTTTATCAGTGGAGGTGCTTAACGAGATTAACGTCTTGGCTATCAACTTCTATATTTATCACGGtggtcagcaaaaaaaaaaaaaaaaaaaaaaggctgacccAGATCAAGCTTTTTCTCAGAGATGTTCTCTACAGGAGACTCACGCCGGCTGTCCAGCCAGGCATCTCGCGCGTCTTCTGTGTCAGCAAAAACTCTAACCAATCgacaaaatacaaagcaattgggTTGTCAAGATATCGTTCACATATAATACATAAGAATggttagggggaggatttctatgacacgTCACGTTTTCTcggcaacctacatttgaacccacaaGCAAGCTCAAACACCTGGCCTTTTTCGCCAGATTACTCATCAACATGTTCGAACCCAGCCATAAGCTTAAACATAAGAGTTTctggaaaaaatatgacatgtcatagaaaccCTCCCtctaataatcataatcatcatgccccatcaaatcaattctgagttacaGTGGATCTAGTCGcaggaggcataatggggaattgCATTCTCAACCGCTGCCTCTGTgcccaaatacagtggggtctcgacttatgaacggctcgacatacgaacgtttcgacttacgaaccgctctcataggaatatatggactcgacttacgaacttagattcgagttacgaactctttttttccttttttttaaagctaagtcatcttaggttaaaaggaaaaaagaaaaaatatccccctctagtggcagaaggcggaatagcagtttcccattagtttctatggacaaaaagagcagatacggattaaatggttttcaatgcattcctatgggaaatgcagattcgacttaagaacttttcgacctgagaactgccttccaatacggattaagttcttaagtcgagaccccactgtaccaatgagctatccaactTAATTCCGTTTTTAACATTGCCGCCCCGCAAGAGTGAAGCCCTAGAACGAAATCTGGCCCCTCTTCCTCACAATAACAAGGGTCTAGTCGCATCCGAACACTTGCACAGGGCTTCTTTTTCATTCTGAAAGGATTAAATGGCTCTCCCAAGACACTGCCGTTGGCGCAAGAACTTTCAAGGTAAAAGTACGCCTGTGTTTTcgcactctttctttctttttcctttcggCTGCATCCCTGAGCAGGTCTATGGTGTTGAACTGGGCCCTCAGGCTGACAAATTCTTATCTTGTGGTGTAAGAACAGACAGATGTGGTAGTCAATGGACTCGGCATGCTTCctccaagccaaaaaaaaatacTAACCA
The genomic region above belongs to Pogona vitticeps strain Pit_001003342236 chromosome 14, PviZW2.1, whole genome shotgun sequence and contains:
- the YDJC gene encoding carbohydrate deacetylase — encoded protein: MPKATVKLIVTGDDFGYCPRRNQGIVECFLAGAVSNVSLLVNGSAVSDAVQLAKRYSIPMGLHANLSEGSPVCPSLKETSSLLNDKGFFHGKMGIRTALAEGLLNMSEVKQELTAQVEMFRELTGHLPHHMDGHQHVHVLPEIRHIFAQVLKDYGITYTRIPIEPDLPRCDWIDPPLMAFYQGVEKDSLNTVAVFRKHSIRWPDIYIGLSTMGKNMSVTNIRGAIDNATTSYLAKVGDSSTLPSSSVSPDQETRTVTIELMTHPGYPSIPPVGGCGEGPDDFSQSWERQHELETLKNTELQSHYKAQNIELCAFKDLGL